One genomic region from Candidatus Zixiibacteriota bacterium encodes:
- a CDS encoding DUF1573 domain-containing protein: protein MIGKLAFTLLILGASAGFCVDQSAVSLSHSSFDFGMIPDGSTLAHTVWIKSTAKDSVEISDIKSGCGCILIPASVSTLLPSDSLPITFVWDVSESTGTTTRQPYIFTNASIEPLKFALKAFVTSPADSLVQVRALPQQIDLSSKSGQKSARASFSIFNQTNQTLTAKIISLSNADLLAKLPNSIKANDRVVGSLAYERIETVTADPLHYRKSASLTIEVTNPAGKKTRLTIPIILETTRTRI from the coding sequence ATGATAGGTAAACTTGCTTTTACTTTACTCATACTTGGAGCCTCGGCGGGATTCTGTGTAGACCAGTCCGCTGTAAGTCTGAGCCACAGTTCGTTTGATTTTGGTATGATACCGGACGGATCCACACTCGCGCACACCGTCTGGATAAAATCCACGGCCAAAGATTCAGTTGAAATATCTGATATCAAGTCTGGTTGTGGATGCATATTAATACCCGCTTCCGTTTCGACTTTGTTGCCGTCAGACAGTCTACCCATTACCTTCGTGTGGGATGTGTCAGAGTCAACAGGCACCACGACACGCCAGCCCTATATCTTCACGAATGCCTCAATCGAGCCCTTGAAGTTTGCTCTGAAAGCCTTTGTAACCTCACCAGCAGATAGTCTCGTCCAGGTTCGCGCATTGCCACAACAAATTGATCTTTCATCCAAATCCGGTCAGAAATCCGCTCGGGCCAGTTTTTCCATTTTCAATCAAACAAATCAAACTTTGACTGCCAAAATAATTTCTCTCAGCAATGCTGATTTACTTGCTAAACTCCCCAATTCTATCAAGGCAAATGACCGTGTTGTCGGCTCACTGGCCTATGAGAGAATCGAAACTGTTACCGCTGACCCTTTGCACTATAGAAAGTCGGCTTCACTAACAATTGAAGTTACGAATCCTGCGGGTAAAAAAACTCGTCTGACGATCCCGATTATATTGGAAACAACACGCACGAGAATATAG
- a CDS encoding DUF1573 domain-containing protein, with product MKKFRTLILAALVLIISSADLFSAPKLTMPETEFDFGYVPQNSKISHVFWLHSTGDDSLKITKVMPGCGCTQAPLDKDILAAGDSTRLNIIFDTRTYTNAVVKRPQIETNEGTPNTFVQISSTVLSNPDSTFPVIIKPYKLDISQSGEKVRDQITFKITNASKNNLELTLVSGLEDIAQVTLPKSVAAGQSAEGVVKLNTGTLDDSFERSLTFQVNDEQKSRFTIPIKRTLRVPGQATDSPASPKEIGSR from the coding sequence ATGAAAAAATTTCGTACCCTGATATTGGCCGCTTTGGTGCTCATCATTTCTTCAGCGGATCTATTTTCTGCTCCAAAGCTGACCATGCCTGAGACCGAATTTGATTTCGGATATGTACCGCAAAACTCCAAGATCAGCCATGTCTTCTGGCTCCATTCAACTGGCGATGATAGCCTTAAGATTACCAAAGTTATGCCAGGTTGCGGCTGTACGCAGGCTCCGCTCGACAAAGATATCCTGGCGGCCGGTGACAGTACTCGTTTGAATATTATCTTTGATACAAGGACATATACCAATGCCGTTGTGAAGCGTCCGCAAATCGAAACAAACGAAGGTACGCCGAACACATTTGTACAGATTTCTTCTACTGTCCTGAGCAACCCTGACTCAACCTTCCCGGTCATCATTAAGCCTTACAAGCTGGATATCTCGCAATCAGGCGAGAAGGTACGTGACCAAATAACTTTTAAGATCACAAATGCCTCAAAGAATAATCTTGAACTGACGCTTGTCTCGGGACTTGAGGATATCGCGCAAGTGACCCTTCCCAAGAGTGTCGCTGCTGGGCAGTCCGCGGAAGGTGTTGTCAAGTTGAACACCGGTACTTTGGATGATTCTTTTGAGCGCTCTCTGACCTTTCAGGTAAATGACGAGCAGAAAAGCCGATTCACGATTCCTATAAAGCGGACTCTCCGAGTCCCGGGACAGGCCACGGACTCACCAGCTTCGCCCAAAGAGATCGGCAGCCGTTAA
- a CDS encoding DUF1573 domain-containing protein — MRTRNMKQITQFLLATALLSSTSSAAPRLEISEPEFNFGFVPQHADLSHDFWLYSTGDDSLKITRIVPGCSCTKTPLEKENMAAGDSTLLHIMLDTKTFTRKITKGPRIWTNENKPESDAMTPDTFIMVHADVMIDPLATTPITIKPFKLDLTPVGKLVRDKMTFTLTNTSATPLKPTLVVAPTRFMEVTLPETIPAGGSATGTIELKKEYLNTSIACSFTFQLDDALQTRFTVPVKRTVVSPANTATDIASNATGKK; from the coding sequence ATGAGAACACGGAACATGAAACAGATCACTCAATTCCTGCTCGCGACGGCATTACTGTCATCAACGTCCTCTGCAGCGCCACGACTTGAAATATCAGAGCCTGAATTCAATTTTGGGTTTGTGCCGCAGCATGCCGATTTGAGCCATGACTTCTGGCTCTATTCGACGGGCGACGATTCCCTGAAAATAACCAGAATCGTTCCCGGTTGTAGTTGCACTAAAACCCCGCTGGAGAAGGAAAACATGGCCGCAGGTGACAGCACACTTTTGCATATCATGCTCGACACAAAGACATTCACCAGGAAAATAACGAAGGGGCCGCGGATCTGGACCAACGAGAATAAACCTGAATCAGACGCCATGACGCCTGATACATTCATTATGGTACATGCCGATGTCATGATTGATCCCTTGGCGACGACCCCGATCACCATTAAGCCATTCAAACTTGATCTAACACCTGTGGGCAAACTCGTGCGGGACAAAATGACTTTTACCCTCACCAACACATCAGCCACGCCGCTAAAACCAACTCTTGTCGTCGCCCCGACTCGTTTCATGGAGGTAACCCTCCCAGAAACTATTCCGGCAGGAGGTTCGGCGACTGGCACTATCGAGCTTAAAAAGGAGTATCTCAATACTTCAATTGCGTGCTCTTTTACATTTCAGCTCGATGACGCCTTACAAACACGATTTACTGTGCCGGTCAAACGAACAGTCGTTTCGCCGGCGAATACCGCAACCGATATTGCAAGCAATGCTACTGGCAAAAAATAA
- a CDS encoding ABC transporter ATP-binding protein codes for MNIIEICDLTKIFHTRLMKGNVVALDTVSLDIHQGEVFGLLGPNGSGKTTLVKNLLGICSPTSGTIRINGLPPSDPLSREKIGFLGENYRFPLHLTGLELLMFAGRLHGLPESQTEGTAQQLLLSVGMERWSNTKISRYSKGMTQRVGLAQAMLSDPDLIILDEPTDGIDPIGRVEFRHILERLRNQGKTILLNSHLLSEVESVADRVAILSKGKLMRLGTVSELTNHKNQYRIEAALGEQQFDVPTEMGRRVSITSTDMVVELNDIDDINYIIDHLRIRKIAIKTITPVKVTLEQTFMDTLTVPQEQSV; via the coding sequence ATGAATATTATAGAAATCTGTGATTTAACGAAAATCTTTCACACCCGCCTGATGAAGGGGAATGTAGTTGCCCTTGATACTGTCAGCCTTGACATACATCAAGGCGAGGTTTTCGGTTTGCTCGGCCCAAATGGCTCAGGGAAAACGACATTGGTCAAGAATCTGCTGGGGATTTGCTCGCCGACCTCAGGTACAATCAGAATAAACGGATTACCGCCATCAGATCCGCTTTCGAGAGAAAAAATCGGCTTTCTGGGCGAGAATTACCGATTTCCGCTTCATCTGACAGGTCTCGAACTACTTATGTTCGCTGGCCGCCTCCACGGCCTCCCTGAGAGCCAAACCGAGGGCACCGCCCAGCAATTGCTCTTGAGCGTTGGTATGGAAAGATGGTCGAACACTAAAATCAGCAGATACTCCAAGGGAATGACCCAGCGAGTTGGACTTGCCCAGGCAATGCTTTCTGATCCAGACCTTATTATCCTCGATGAACCCACTGACGGAATCGATCCGATCGGACGGGTTGAGTTCCGGCATATTCTGGAACGGCTCAGAAACCAAGGAAAGACAATTCTGCTCAATTCGCACCTATTATCCGAAGTCGAATCAGTTGCCGACAGAGTGGCCATTCTTTCAAAGGGGAAACTTATGAGGCTCGGTACCGTTTCCGAGCTGACCAACCACAAAAATCAATATCGAATCGAGGCCGCACTTGGGGAACAACAGTTTGATGTTCCGACCGAGATGGGACGACGAGTATCAATTACTTCAACTGATATGGTCGTCGAACTGAATGATATTGATGACATAAATTACATCATTGACCATCTCCGAATTCGCAAAATTGCCATCAAGACAATTACTCCGGTAAAGGTAACTTTGGAGCAAACATTTATGGACACGCTGACAGTGCCTCAGGAGCAAAGTGTATGA
- a CDS encoding GWxTD domain-containing protein: MAIIACNIRTMDVISDQIFRLRLISRMWAGLVTLILAVFFCISDGSAQITSSTQSLTVFSAPNYLDNPAFAPHTVVEFPFTLYRNEFTFFKPDSLDPLWYARIFAQVTLYDEQGTGIDSTTTYFTVPVVTASEGARLGIRLFNRLVLESMPGIYSARLVVIDAVNKRRGEIYFPKVPVPASRTERIAIGGECLAYKITYVAEDTSHAPSPTTKNGFDVLFNPLAIFGPTDTIIYVYGELYNLFYDKTQSSTYTVSYDILDDTGAIAQSYGFKTRKQTGTSAVETQSFSLIGCAPGLYTVRMIAADQSHISADTALLRFRLASKNDILRASTLTASFDPYDTLSYQVKLNLSSYFLTPEQKITVDRLSDSGKINFLKQFWKERDIRVETDINEDRIELIHRYETANLLFSTRLRIDGWASDRGRIYITYGQWEERKDIPSPEDERPFEIWYYRSQEEGILFVFEDKQGFQDYTLVHSNANGEKFDVVWKARISEEFR, encoded by the coding sequence ATGGCGATTATCGCCTGCAATATCCGTACGATGGACGTAATCAGCGACCAGATTTTTAGACTACGATTGATTTCCCGCATGTGGGCCGGCCTGGTAACCCTAATCCTTGCTGTATTTTTCTGCATATCAGACGGTTCAGCGCAAATAACCTCCTCGACTCAGTCATTGACGGTTTTTTCAGCGCCGAATTATTTGGATAACCCTGCATTCGCTCCACATACGGTCGTTGAGTTTCCCTTTACGTTGTATCGAAACGAATTTACTTTTTTTAAGCCCGATTCGCTTGACCCATTGTGGTATGCCAGGATATTTGCCCAAGTAACCCTCTATGACGAACAAGGGACTGGTATCGACTCAACGACCACCTATTTTACTGTCCCGGTCGTTACGGCAAGTGAGGGCGCACGTCTTGGTATTCGACTCTTCAATCGTTTGGTTCTCGAATCGATGCCGGGAATATATTCCGCGCGTCTTGTAGTTATCGATGCTGTGAATAAGAGAAGGGGGGAGATTTACTTTCCCAAAGTGCCGGTACCGGCTTCCCGGACCGAACGCATTGCCATCGGTGGCGAATGTCTGGCATATAAAATCACTTATGTTGCTGAGGATACCTCCCATGCTCCATCTCCAACAACAAAGAATGGGTTTGATGTCCTCTTTAACCCACTCGCCATTTTTGGACCGACCGACACAATTATTTATGTCTATGGAGAGCTGTACAATCTGTTCTATGACAAAACACAGAGCTCTACCTACACCGTCTCCTATGACATCCTTGATGATACAGGCGCAATAGCGCAAAGCTATGGATTCAAAACTCGCAAGCAGACTGGGACCTCGGCCGTTGAAACACAGTCCTTCAGTCTTATCGGCTGTGCACCGGGGCTTTATACAGTGCGGATGATTGCCGCAGACCAGTCCCACATCTCTGCCGATACAGCCCTGCTTCGCTTTCGCCTTGCATCGAAAAACGATATCCTCCGCGCTTCAACCCTGACGGCATCGTTCGATCCCTACGATACGCTGAGCTATCAGGTAAAGCTTAATCTTTCCAGTTATTTTCTTACTCCGGAACAGAAAATTACTGTCGATCGTCTCAGCGACAGCGGCAAGATTAATTTTTTGAAACAATTTTGGAAGGAACGAGATATCCGTGTTGAGACCGACATCAATGAGGATAGAATCGAACTTATTCACCGGTACGAGACTGCTAACCTTCTGTTTTCCACACGCTTGCGCATCGATGGATGGGCAAGTGATCGCGGGAGGATTTATATCACTTATGGGCAATGGGAAGAACGAAAAGACATTCCAAGCCCCGAAGACGAACGGCCGTTCGAAATCTGGTATTATAGATCACAAGAGGAAGGCATTTTGTTCGTTTTTGAGGATAAGCAGGGATTTCAGGATTATACTCTTGTGCACTCAAACGCAAATGGCGAAAAGTTTGATGTAGTCTGGAAGGCCAGAATATCGGAAGAATTTCGCTGA
- a CDS encoding DMT family transporter, translating into MKSLPRLDGLKKHPETNSHAVRTLAALMPVILLQQVIGALGFPITKYGVTEIEPFTFAFFRFVIASLLMFAIVLVRKEETSIERKDWPKIIGLGILMVLLNQLGYLWGQSMTGAGHGSILYATTPIWVFLFAHFHLGEKMFWRRGLGIGIAVAGVLVIMSGGVLHIGMEYLVGDIIIFIAVLAWAYYTILGKPLAQKYGALRMTAYALISGSLLYFPFGVYRAVEFDYSSVTTMGWLAVLYMAIAMSIIAYVAWYWVLKQMDASRLAVFSNIQPVIATIAAYFMIGETVGLSFLIGAGVVLAGVITAEV; encoded by the coding sequence ATGAAATCACTTCCTCGCCTTGACGGACTAAAAAAACATCCCGAGACTAATTCTCATGCTGTGAGAACTCTTGCGGCGCTGATGCCGGTAATATTACTTCAACAGGTAATTGGCGCACTCGGATTTCCCATCACCAAATATGGGGTGACCGAAATTGAGCCATTCACATTTGCGTTTTTTCGTTTTGTAATCGCAAGTCTGCTCATGTTTGCAATTGTACTTGTTCGTAAAGAAGAAACGTCGATAGAGCGTAAAGACTGGCCAAAGATAATTGGTCTTGGCATACTCATGGTTCTTCTCAACCAGCTCGGCTATCTTTGGGGGCAGTCGATGACCGGAGCGGGGCACGGCTCAATTCTCTATGCGACAACGCCGATATGGGTATTTCTTTTTGCGCATTTCCATCTTGGCGAGAAAATGTTTTGGAGACGAGGCTTAGGAATAGGCATCGCTGTTGCTGGCGTACTTGTGATTATGTCCGGAGGTGTGCTGCATATTGGAATGGAGTATCTTGTAGGAGATATTATAATCTTTATCGCGGTGCTGGCCTGGGCCTATTACACAATACTCGGCAAGCCGCTCGCGCAGAAATACGGCGCGTTGCGGATGACTGCCTATGCTCTTATATCCGGCTCGCTTCTCTATTTCCCTTTCGGCGTATACCGTGCAGTAGAATTTGATTATTCGTCTGTCACAACTATGGGATGGCTTGCGGTGCTCTACATGGCGATTGCCATGTCGATTATTGCATATGTGGCATGGTATTGGGTGTTGAAACAAATGGATGCCTCGCGCCTTGCAGTATTCAGCAATATTCAGCCGGTTATCGCGACAATCGCCGCTTATTTCATGATTGGAGAGACGGTTGGACTGTCATTCCTGATTGGGGCGGGAGTTGTACTGGCCGGTGTCATTACTGCTGAGGTCTGA
- a CDS encoding GWxTD domain-containing protein encodes MKAVNLLKLSLKLVLFAGSAVIVIDTLLAQQNRKEDHETKPGPLLYIDHADFKSDTPGKVRLEVYYQLYNFGLQFDKKDSLYVAEYEVSAVIRDDDGKQAAAESKDKTVVLSNSERIRSRFDFRTSQLNFDLDPGKYTVEFSLRDRKTRLVTNKEIKMKLEDYGRDEPLMSAVEFAHVAQQTEEENGLFNKGVLKVIPSVTRAFGGDDESTLLYYFELYPGQDSESDVVVETILRHYAKGMLYRDTLHVKLDKPVIRQLREISITDLEPGNYEMEIYLRGRRNKKLDEQKQELTLLWSQYGLIRNDWKTVMNQIQYIATSEEIDKVKNVTTLEERKSAFDQFWESRDPTLGTPENETKREFYRRVNYTNERFTSGHREGWKSDRGRVYIVHGEPDRIDDQPFSPSEVPYQIWHYYYSGQYLRFTFVDENEDGDYRLQYPYDGRNQRPDF; translated from the coding sequence ATGAAAGCAGTCAATTTACTAAAACTTTCACTCAAATTAGTTCTCTTTGCTGGCTCCGCCGTGATAGTTATAGACACGCTCCTCGCTCAGCAGAATAGGAAAGAGGACCACGAGACCAAACCCGGTCCGCTACTTTATATCGATCACGCCGATTTTAAGTCGGACACACCTGGTAAAGTCAGGCTGGAAGTATATTATCAGCTCTATAATTTTGGACTTCAATTTGATAAAAAAGACAGCCTGTATGTTGCAGAATATGAGGTTTCCGCAGTTATTCGCGACGACGACGGCAAGCAGGCAGCAGCAGAGAGCAAAGACAAGACAGTCGTACTTTCAAATTCCGAGCGGATCCGGTCGCGTTTCGATTTTCGCACAAGCCAACTAAATTTTGATCTTGACCCGGGTAAATACACTGTTGAATTTTCTCTGAGGGACCGCAAGACCAGACTGGTCACGAACAAAGAAATCAAGATGAAACTTGAAGATTATGGCCGCGATGAACCGCTCATGTCGGCTGTTGAGTTTGCCCATGTTGCCCAACAGACCGAGGAAGAAAATGGTTTGTTTAACAAAGGCGTACTCAAGGTTATTCCTTCGGTGACGAGAGCCTTTGGAGGAGACGATGAGTCGACACTATTATATTATTTTGAATTGTACCCGGGGCAGGATTCAGAGAGTGATGTCGTTGTCGAGACCATTTTAAGACATTACGCCAAAGGTATGCTCTATCGTGATACTCTTCATGTGAAGCTTGACAAGCCGGTTATACGCCAGCTGAGGGAGATATCGATTACCGATCTTGAACCGGGCAACTATGAGATGGAAATTTATTTGCGAGGCCGGCGTAACAAGAAACTCGATGAGCAAAAACAGGAACTGACGCTGCTCTGGAGCCAGTATGGTCTGATACGAAATGACTGGAAAACAGTGATGAATCAGATTCAGTATATTGCGACATCGGAGGAAATCGATAAGGTCAAAAATGTAACAACTCTGGAAGAGCGAAAGAGCGCCTTCGACCAATTTTGGGAAAGCCGCGATCCTACCTTGGGCACCCCCGAAAATGAGACCAAACGAGAGTTTTACCGACGAGTAAACTATACCAATGAACGCTTTACTTCCGGCCATCGAGAAGGATGGAAATCTGACCGAGGACGCGTGTACATTGTTCACGGCGAGCCCGACCGTATAGATGACCAGCCCTTTTCGCCAAGCGAAGTGCCGTATCAGATTTGGCACTATTATTATAGCGGTCAATACCTGCGATTCACTTTTGTCGATGAAAATGAGGATGGCGATTATCGCCTGCAATATCCGTACGATGGACGTAATCAGCGACCAGATTTTTAG
- a CDS encoding SDR family oxidoreductase — MDLGLKGRRALVTGASSGLGAAAALALAREGVQLILNSRNEEKLKHSAQKIESETRHCPVLLPADLSSESQLRMLIDKVLRESSKVPVDIVVINGGGPPPGDVRDHANDRWTESYNLVLQPAIRLTRALLDGMVERKWGRLIFITSASVLQPVNELILSNTFRAGVTAFAKTISNNYAKHGITVNCVCPGYTATERLQSLAKSRSEKSGCSVEEELEKFTTLSPAGRIGQPDELASLITYLASERAGFITGTSIPVDGGRNGALI; from the coding sequence ATGGATCTTGGACTGAAAGGACGAAGGGCTCTTGTCACTGGTGCGTCGTCCGGTCTCGGAGCCGCCGCGGCACTTGCTTTGGCCCGCGAAGGAGTTCAGTTGATATTGAACTCCCGAAACGAGGAGAAGCTCAAACATTCTGCTCAAAAAATAGAAAGCGAGACCCGCCATTGTCCGGTTCTCCTGCCTGCTGACTTGTCAAGTGAGAGTCAATTGAGAATGTTGATAGATAAGGTGTTGCGGGAATCATCTAAAGTGCCAGTTGATATAGTGGTTATCAATGGGGGCGGTCCGCCGCCGGGGGATGTGCGGGATCACGCCAATGATCGATGGACCGAATCTTATAATCTTGTGCTCCAACCGGCCATACGTCTGACTCGTGCGCTACTTGACGGAATGGTGGAAAGGAAATGGGGAAGGCTCATCTTCATTACTTCGGCCAGTGTCCTCCAGCCAGTTAACGAACTTATACTTTCTAATACGTTCCGCGCTGGAGTTACGGCATTCGCAAAAACAATCTCTAATAATTATGCCAAACATGGAATTACGGTCAATTGTGTTTGTCCGGGGTACACGGCAACAGAACGATTGCAGAGTCTTGCAAAATCACGCTCCGAAAAAAGCGGATGTTCAGTGGAGGAGGAACTTGAGAAATTCACTACGCTCTCACCTGCAGGACGAATCGGACAGCCTGATGAGTTGGCGTCGCTCATCACCTATCTGGCGTCTGAACGAGCCGGATTTATTACAGGTACTTCGATACCTGTCGATGGCGGACGCAACGGCGCGCTCATCTAA
- a CDS encoding dipeptidase encodes MTPFEYLEETKQKRLDELKQFLSFPSVSAKSEHKQDVADCAEWLKNHMSAIGFTAELSATQGNPVVYAEYMADPKAPTVLYYGHYDVQPPEPLSLWTTPPFQAEVRDGYLYARGSADDKGQTFTHIKGMEALIKTSGKLPINVKFLIEGEEEVHSVNLPEFLKDNKNRLRADIVVISDTAQFNKTLPAITYGLRGIASCEVFVYGPNRDVHSGTFGGAIANPITVLCQLVAQFHDKNNKVAIPGFYKDVKPVTKFEKSQYKKLPYKEGAYRKALSISALHGEKGYTTFERTWDRPTCEINGITGGYQGEGAKTIIPAMASCKITMRLVPNQKPLDICNKLERYLKKLAPTSVRIKVNKHGGAPGVVVPTTGPWLDAAARAIKAGFGKAPVFMKEGGSIPVVSDFKKTLGIDTLLIGFAQSDDNIHSPDERFRLVDFERGCRTAAMLPEELAKVKR; translated from the coding sequence GTGACCCCATTTGAATATCTCGAAGAGACCAAACAGAAGCGACTGGATGAACTGAAGCAATTTCTTTCATTCCCTTCTGTGTCAGCAAAATCGGAACATAAACAGGATGTTGCCGATTGTGCCGAGTGGCTCAAAAACCATATGTCAGCAATAGGTTTTACGGCCGAGTTGTCGGCCACTCAGGGAAACCCGGTAGTCTACGCCGAATACATGGCCGATCCAAAAGCCCCAACTGTGCTCTATTATGGGCACTACGATGTTCAGCCGCCTGAACCGCTTAGTCTCTGGACGACTCCGCCGTTCCAAGCCGAAGTCCGAGATGGTTATCTTTACGCGCGAGGTTCTGCCGATGACAAAGGGCAGACGTTCACACACATCAAGGGAATGGAGGCTCTGATTAAAACATCGGGCAAACTTCCGATCAATGTCAAGTTTCTGATTGAGGGGGAAGAGGAAGTCCATTCAGTGAATCTGCCGGAATTCCTCAAAGACAACAAAAATCGTCTCAGAGCAGATATCGTCGTAATTTCCGATACGGCTCAATTCAACAAAACCCTTCCAGCGATAACCTATGGCCTTCGCGGGATTGCTTCATGCGAGGTCTTTGTCTATGGCCCGAACCGCGATGTCCATTCAGGTACCTTTGGAGGGGCGATTGCCAATCCTATAACTGTGCTCTGCCAGCTTGTGGCGCAATTTCATGATAAAAACAACAAAGTCGCCATTCCCGGTTTCTATAAAGATGTCAAACCAGTCACCAAATTCGAAAAATCCCAGTACAAAAAGCTCCCCTACAAGGAAGGCGCATACAGGAAAGCGCTCTCGATTTCTGCTCTGCACGGTGAAAAGGGATACACGACTTTCGAAAGAACATGGGACAGGCCAACTTGCGAAATAAATGGTATTACCGGCGGATATCAGGGCGAGGGGGCTAAGACAATTATTCCGGCCATGGCATCATGCAAAATCACAATGCGTTTAGTGCCGAATCAGAAACCGCTGGATATATGTAACAAGCTCGAGAGATATCTTAAGAAGCTCGCTCCGACATCGGTGCGGATAAAAGTCAACAAACATGGCGGCGCCCCGGGTGTGGTTGTGCCGACAACCGGACCATGGCTTGATGCAGCAGCGCGGGCGATCAAAGCGGGATTCGGGAAAGCGCCTGTCTTCATGAAAGAGGGAGGATCTATTCCGGTAGTGAGTGATTTCAAGAAAACGCTTGGAATAGATACCTTGCTCATTGGTTTCGCCCAGAGTGACGACAATATCCATTCACCGGACGAGCGTTTTCGACTCGTGGATTTCGAGCGTGGCTGTCGCACAGCGGCGATGCTTCCGGAAGAGCTTGCGAAAGTAAAGCGCTGA
- a CDS encoding ABC transporter permease subunit, producing the protein MRGFVRDSFLELFRSKTIFLFGAFTVLGLLLAFGSPSIDFPFPNDDTGTGSDNGGSSTRASILIKVVETSTGFLVFLAVMASASVLPRMLEKGRVDFYLSKPVSRGSILLNKMAGIWLSYGVVIIVSSILIYSVAAAIHGAFDQRILIVFAAQLIVFFVWITITSTAAVVTGSQAFAIMSAFIIWVFQSILSAHEAIADNLPSEWMGTIVNFLYYVFPKTSQLSDQAILMATGLPYEMWMPLVTTLGFAAILMLASFVIFQRKNY; encoded by the coding sequence ATGAGAGGCTTCGTGCGCGACAGTTTTCTTGAACTATTTCGCTCAAAGACTATATTTCTCTTTGGGGCATTTACGGTGTTGGGGTTGTTGCTTGCGTTCGGCTCGCCATCGATAGATTTCCCTTTTCCGAATGATGACACAGGAACAGGATCGGATAACGGCGGGAGTTCTACTAGAGCTTCGATTCTCATAAAAGTTGTCGAGACGAGCACAGGCTTTCTTGTGTTTTTGGCAGTCATGGCGAGCGCGAGCGTACTGCCACGAATGCTTGAGAAGGGAAGGGTGGACTTCTATCTGTCCAAGCCGGTTTCTCGGGGAAGCATACTCCTCAATAAGATGGCCGGAATCTGGCTGAGCTATGGAGTTGTCATTATTGTTTCCTCAATTCTCATTTATAGCGTTGCGGCGGCGATTCATGGCGCGTTTGATCAGAGAATACTCATTGTCTTCGCGGCACAACTGATAGTGTTTTTTGTCTGGATTACGATAACAAGCACCGCCGCAGTTGTCACGGGATCGCAGGCATTCGCGATAATGTCCGCTTTTATTATTTGGGTTTTTCAGTCCATACTGAGCGCCCACGAGGCAATTGCGGATAATCTCCCAAGTGAGTGGATGGGTACAATTGTCAATTTCCTCTATTACGTCTTTCCGAAAACGTCGCAGTTGTCGGACCAGGCTATATTGATGGCAACGGGACTGCCGTATGAAATGTGGATGCCGTTGGTGACAACCCTTGGATTTGCGGCGATTCTGATGCTCGCATCGTTTGTAATTTTCCAGCGAAAAAACTACTAA
- a CDS encoding ferritin family protein, producing the protein MNETKKEQQDPLEPLRVALKLEQEGKKFFLESATKFKSRLARRTFEFLAAEEDKHIKRIEEFYHSIESSGQTGLLKIEESTAHLRLAEFNDRLAELRDEIKPSASDVEAYQYALKFENGAEEFYEKFMNESDDPNIKRFYRWLIQEEEMHSKLIHSCMKFADDPAGWFKER; encoded by the coding sequence ATGAACGAGACTAAAAAAGAACAGCAAGACCCGCTTGAGCCGTTGAGAGTGGCTTTGAAACTCGAACAGGAAGGGAAGAAATTTTTCCTTGAGTCCGCGACCAAATTCAAAAGCCGGTTGGCCCGGCGAACCTTCGAGTTTCTTGCCGCTGAAGAAGACAAGCATATCAAACGAATAGAAGAGTTTTATCATTCCATTGAATCATCAGGACAGACCGGACTTTTGAAAATAGAGGAATCAACTGCGCATCTCCGCTTGGCCGAGTTCAACGACCGTCTGGCTGAGTTGCGTGATGAGATAAAGCCAAGCGCGTCCGATGTCGAAGCCTACCAGTACGCGCTTAAGTTTGAAAACGGCGCTGAAGAGTTTTACGAAAAGTTCATGAACGAATCAGATGACCCGAATATCAAACGCTTCTATCGCTGGCTGATTCAGGAGGAGGAGATGCACTCGAAGCTCATCCACTCCTGCATGAAATTTGCCGATGACCCGGCCGGATGGTTCAAAGAGCGATAG